The proteins below are encoded in one region of Canis lupus dingo isolate Sandy chromosome 30, ASM325472v2, whole genome shotgun sequence:
- the NPTN gene encoding neuroplastin isoform X2 yields MSGSSLPSALALSLLLVSGSLLPGPGAAQNAGFVKSPMSETKLTGDAFELYCDVVGSPTPEIQWWYAEVNRAESFRQLWDGARKRRVTVNTAYGSNGVSVLRITRLTLEDSGTYECRASNDPKRNDLRQNPSITWIRAQATISVLQKPRIVTSEEIILRDSPVLPVTLQCNLTSSSHTLTYSYWTKNGVELTATRKNASNMEYRINKPRAEDSGEYHCVYHFVSAPKANATIEVKAAPDITGHKRSENKNEGQDAMMYCKSVGYPHPEWIWRKKENGMPVDIVNTSGRFFIINKENYTELSIVNLQITEDPGEYECNATNSIGSASVVTILRVRSHLAPLWPFLGILAEIIILVVIIVVYEKRKRPDEVPDDHQAD; encoded by the exons CTGGGTTTGTCAAGTCGCCCATGTCAGAAACTAAGCTCACTGGGGACGCCTTTGAGCTGTACTGTGACGTGGTCGGGAGCCCCACGCCAGAGATCCAGTGGTGGTACGCAGAAGTCAACCGGGCAGAGTCTTTCAGACAGCTGTGGGACGGTGCTCGGAAGCGCCGTGTCACCGTAAACACCGCCTACGGGTCAAACGGCGTGAGTGTGCTGAGAATAACCCGGCTCACCTTGGAGGACTCTGGGACTTACGAGTGCAGGGCCAGCAACGACCCCAAGAGGAATGACTTGAGGCAAAACCCCTCCATAACATGGATTCGAGCCCAGGCCACCATAAGCGTCCTTCAGA AGCCAAGGATTGTCACCAGTGAAGAGATCATTCTTCGAGACAGCCCTGTTCTCCCCGTCACCCTGCAGTGTAACCTCACCTCCAGTTCTCATACCCTTACATACAGCTACTGGACAAAGAATGGGGTAGAACTGACCGCCACTCGCAAGAATGCCAGCAACATGGAATACAG GATCAATAAGCCGAGAGCTGAGGATTCAGGCGAATACCACTGTGTATATCACTTTGTCAGTGCTCCTAAAGCAAATGCCACCATTGAAGTGAAAG CTGCTCCTGACATTACTGGCCACAAACGGAGCGAGAACAAAAATGAAGGGCAAGATGCCATGATGTATTGCAAGTCAGTTGGCTACCCACACCCAGAGTGGATATGGCGCAAGAAGGAGAATGGTATGCCCGTG GACATTGTCAATACCTCCGGCCGTTTCTTCATCATCAACAAGGAAAATTATACTGAGCTGAGCATCGTGAATCTCCAGATCACAGAAGACCCTGGCGAGTATGAATGTAATGCTACCAACTCTATTGGCTCTGCCTCCGTTGTCACCATCCTCAGGGTACGGAGCCACCTGGCCCCACTCTGGCCTTTTTTGGGAATTCTGGCTGAAATCATTATCCTTGTGGTGATCATTGTTGTgtatgagaagaggaagaggccgGATGAAGTTCCTGACG ATCATCAGGCAGATTGA